A region of Paenibacillus sp. JNUCC-31 DNA encodes the following proteins:
- a CDS encoding glycosyltransferase family protein — protein MTYGYLLRDADLDKPRVLVVGQGGNATGYARVLESLAGYLKDDFDLVYFAISDYGDVSRDTTWKLEINQMLGDKYGCLQLPGLLRKYRPDLVLMCDDFGFYELHEEAFRHYEGITVVYCPIDTPVDSSRLKALSYANVVVTYTHFGFNMVSQAFEQERSRGVHVGSPRMYILPHGVETSQFYPLTSQPLQKQGLTRERRHARKFMFPDRPELQDAFIVLNANRNGQRKRVDITLEAFAEFAQGKPDVYLYLHMGMRDCGVDVLKLASEYGIMDRLLTTTRARQRPRTNEIDLNLIYNSADVGLNTSSGEGWGLVAFEHAATGAAQVVPDHSACGELWRAEGICIPSKPETGNMPVVSAKATAQVLEELYTSPVYLEDRSWQAYQYATSPEWRWQEIAKRWKQLFDQELQRLEGKTH, from the coding sequence ATGACATATGGGTATCTTTTAAGGGATGCAGATTTGGATAAGCCACGGGTGCTCGTCGTTGGGCAAGGCGGGAACGCTACCGGTTATGCCCGGGTTCTGGAGAGCCTGGCTGGTTACCTGAAGGATGATTTTGATCTGGTCTACTTTGCCATCAGTGACTATGGTGATGTGTCACGCGATACCACATGGAAGCTGGAAATCAATCAGATGCTGGGTGACAAGTACGGCTGCTTGCAATTGCCGGGGCTATTACGTAAATATCGGCCTGATCTGGTGCTGATGTGCGATGATTTTGGCTTTTATGAACTGCATGAAGAAGCATTTCGGCATTATGAGGGAATCACGGTTGTATACTGTCCGATCGATACCCCGGTGGATTCATCCCGATTGAAGGCATTGAGTTATGCCAATGTAGTAGTCACTTACACCCATTTTGGATTCAATATGGTATCCCAGGCCTTTGAACAAGAGAGGAGTAGGGGCGTACATGTCGGAAGCCCGCGGATGTACATTCTTCCTCATGGGGTGGAGACATCGCAGTTCTACCCTTTGACGTCCCAGCCGCTTCAGAAGCAAGGGCTGACAAGAGAAAGACGTCATGCACGGAAGTTCATGTTTCCAGATCGACCGGAGCTGCAGGACGCATTCATTGTACTGAATGCCAATCGTAACGGACAGCGAAAAAGGGTGGATATTACCCTTGAGGCTTTTGCCGAGTTTGCTCAGGGCAAGCCGGATGTCTATCTCTATTTGCACATGGGGATGCGCGATTGCGGTGTTGACGTGCTCAAACTGGCGAGCGAGTACGGCATTATGGACCGACTATTGACAACAACCCGTGCCAGGCAAAGGCCGCGTACGAACGAAATCGATCTGAACCTTATATACAACTCAGCTGATGTGGGGCTAAACACCAGCAGTGGCGAAGGATGGGGACTCGTTGCTTTTGAACATGCGGCCACCGGGGCAGCCCAGGTGGTGCCGGATCATAGTGCCTGCGGAGAATTGTGGCGGGCGGAAGGAATCTGTATTCCTTCCAAGCCAGAGACAGGAAACATGCCCGTGGTATCTGCCAAGGCAACTGCCCAAGTTCTGGAGGAATTGTATACCTCCCCTGTTTATCTGGAAGACCGATCCTGGCAGGCCTATCAATACGCAACTTCTCCGGAATGGAGGTGGCAGGAAATCGCAAAGCGATGGAAACAACTGTTTGACCAGGAATTGCAGAGATTGGAGGGAAAAACGCATTGA
- a CDS encoding CD3324 family protein, producing MKYVNADTVFPESLLKEIQRHIPGGLVYIPKPKEAHQKWGENSGSRMVLKQRNDEIRQLFAAGMSIDQLIEQFCLSIDSIKKIVYSKK from the coding sequence ATGAAATATGTTAATGCAGATACGGTTTTTCCGGAATCATTGCTAAAGGAGATCCAGCGCCACATCCCTGGTGGGTTGGTGTATATCCCCAAACCGAAGGAAGCCCATCAAAAGTGGGGCGAGAATTCAGGCAGCCGGATGGTTTTGAAGCAAAGGAACGATGAAATCCGCCAGTTATTCGCTGCGGGCATGTCCATTGACCAACTCATAGAGCAATTTTGTTTGTCCATCGACAGTATCAAGAAAATTGTATATTCCAAAAAGTGA
- a CDS encoding AbfB domain-containing protein, translating to MFGLHPERTSAASVTITNGSDWLDTAGNPIQANSGNILKVGSTYYWYGEHAVSGKFDSVNVYTSTDLKNWTFSNAILTKDSATELASSKIERPKVIYNAATKQYVLWAHYENGTDYNLGRVAVATSSTPNGKFTYEGSFRPLDYESRDMTVFVDTDGTGYLITASRKNGGANDTMAIFKMNASYTGVEAFVGWQFENAYREAPAVVKKGNRYYLFTSQAAGWYPNQGAYATASSMTGTWSALTPYGNPSAFGSQIHDIATITGSSTTSYIYMGDRWNPLNLGEHKHIWLPLTLNDSNGTASLEWYKEWNIDAVTGTVTPPALVNHAQGKTATAISTASGSSASHVNDGNYQTSWAASSNTWPAWWQVDFGAPKTITEIDISWFMYKGSEGYYKYKMEISNDGVNYSTLDRTSNTTYGFTTDAVHFTARYVRINMVNAVLWNNPGNWYTPTLHEVKMLGPATPDATNYSRFSSFNYPDRYIRHSNFTARIDTNVSPVLDSQFRVVPGLASSTGISLESINFPGYFLKRNASNKIVLEAYTDTPAYKGDATFLSSPGWADSTKVSLQSYSQPGYYIRHYDYVLQLDAINASSSATVKGDATFGRSDF from the coding sequence ATGTTTGGCCTTCATCCCGAACGGACCAGCGCGGCAAGCGTGACGATCACCAACGGTTCCGATTGGCTGGATACTGCAGGCAACCCCATTCAGGCCAATAGCGGAAACATTCTGAAAGTCGGCAGTACGTATTATTGGTACGGCGAGCATGCGGTCAGCGGTAAGTTTGACAGCGTTAATGTCTATACTTCAACCGATCTGAAGAACTGGACGTTCAGCAATGCCATCCTGACCAAGGATTCGGCCACCGAGCTGGCCTCCAGCAAAATCGAACGTCCCAAAGTCATCTACAACGCCGCTACGAAGCAGTATGTGCTATGGGCGCATTACGAGAACGGCACAGATTACAATCTGGGACGGGTGGCGGTAGCAACCAGCAGCACACCAAACGGTAAATTCACGTATGAGGGAAGTTTTCGGCCTTTGGATTACGAGTCACGCGACATGACTGTTTTTGTAGATACAGACGGTACAGGTTATCTGATCACAGCATCCCGCAAGAATGGCGGGGCCAATGATACGATGGCTATTTTCAAAATGAACGCCAGCTATACCGGTGTGGAAGCCTTTGTGGGTTGGCAATTTGAGAATGCCTACCGGGAAGCTCCTGCCGTTGTGAAAAAGGGCAATCGCTACTACCTCTTCACCTCCCAAGCTGCTGGCTGGTATCCGAATCAGGGCGCGTATGCAACCGCATCGTCCATGACAGGCACATGGTCCGCTCTCACACCTTATGGCAATCCATCGGCCTTCGGCTCCCAGATCCATGATATTGCCACCATTACAGGCAGCAGCACCACATCCTATATTTATATGGGCGATCGCTGGAATCCACTCAATCTTGGTGAACATAAACATATCTGGCTTCCTTTAACCTTGAATGATTCAAACGGAACCGCCTCACTGGAATGGTACAAAGAGTGGAATATCGATGCTGTGACAGGCACGGTAACGCCACCTGCTCTTGTTAATCACGCCCAAGGCAAAACAGCTACAGCCATCTCCACAGCCTCCGGCTCATCTGCATCCCATGTCAACGACGGCAACTATCAGACTTCTTGGGCAGCATCGTCCAATACTTGGCCAGCCTGGTGGCAGGTCGATTTCGGCGCACCGAAGACCATTACGGAGATCGATATCTCCTGGTTTATGTATAAAGGCTCGGAAGGCTATTATAAGTACAAAATGGAGATCAGCAATGATGGCGTTAATTACTCCACGCTAGATCGAACCAGCAATACCACCTATGGGTTTACGACCGACGCTGTTCATTTTACCGCCCGTTATGTACGTATCAATATGGTCAACGCTGTTCTGTGGAACAATCCGGGTAACTGGTACACCCCAACCCTGCATGAGGTCAAAATGTTAGGCCCGGCAACACCTGATGCAACGAATTACAGCCGCTTCAGCTCCTTCAATTATCCGGATCGGTACATCCGTCATTCCAACTTCACTGCACGGATCGACACGAACGTCTCACCTGTACTGGATTCCCAGTTCCGCGTTGTACCCGGCTTGGCCAGCTCTACAGGCATCTCACTGGAGTCCATCAATTTTCCGGGCTACTTTCTGAAGCGCAATGCCAGCAACAAAATCGTACTTGAGGCATACACGGATACCCCCGCCTATAAAGGAGATGCCACGTTCCTGAGCAGCCCCGGCTGGGCTGACAGCACCAAAGTATCGCTCCAGTCGTACAGCCAGCCCGGATATTACATCCGGCATTACGACTATGTATTGCAGCTAGATGCCATCAATGCCTCCAGCAGCGCAACGGTGAAGGGTGACGCCACGTTTGGGCGAAGCGATTTTTAA
- a CDS encoding macrolide 2'-phosphotransferase codes for MTKSNVNEHLEFQKELSSLAEQNGLQIAGKSMKINESGMDFRVAFATDKQGQQWILRQPRREDVWERAENERKVLDVVKGCLPVEVPEWRIFTPELIAYPLLDGEPIAVVDPAGGGYAWRFPQESLSDDFFDSLAASLVALHNIDPDEAVKGGVRSKTPTEAREAFAANIEEIKQSFEVPDQLASRWEAWLTTDSYWPEHSTFNHGDLHPPHIIVDDAQRVTGLIDWTEAEIADPGKDFVIYYALFEEEGLRDLLKRYEKAGGRTWPRMLEHIREQWAAYPAIVARFALITGEESNMEMARGMLASWDVKRD; via the coding sequence ATGACAAAATCGAACGTGAATGAGCATTTGGAATTTCAAAAAGAACTATCGTCTTTAGCTGAACAGAACGGGCTTCAGATTGCTGGGAAATCGATGAAAATCAATGAGTCCGGTATGGACTTTCGTGTGGCGTTTGCCACTGATAAACAGGGACAACAGTGGATACTGCGCCAGCCACGGCGCGAGGATGTATGGGAACGGGCTGAAAATGAGCGCAAGGTGCTGGATGTTGTAAAAGGGTGTTTGCCGGTAGAGGTACCAGAATGGCGGATCTTTACGCCGGAACTGATCGCCTATCCTTTACTTGATGGAGAACCGATTGCGGTCGTCGATCCGGCAGGGGGAGGGTACGCATGGCGATTTCCACAGGAAAGCTTATCGGATGACTTTTTCGATTCGCTCGCTGCTTCACTAGTCGCATTGCATAACATTGATCCTGATGAGGCGGTAAAGGGCGGAGTGCGCAGCAAGACGCCTACAGAAGCTCGTGAAGCTTTTGCAGCCAATATCGAGGAGATTAAACAAAGCTTTGAGGTGCCAGATCAACTGGCCAGTCGGTGGGAAGCGTGGCTAACAACGGACAGCTATTGGCCTGAGCACTCAACGTTCAATCATGGTGATTTGCATCCGCCGCATATTATCGTCGACGATGCTCAGCGGGTAACCGGGTTAATTGACTGGACAGAAGCCGAGATTGCCGACCCAGGGAAGGATTTTGTCATCTATTATGCGCTCTTCGAAGAGGAAGGGTTGCGGGATTTGCTCAAACGTTATGAGAAGGCAGGGGGAAGGACGTGGCCCCGGATGCTGGAACATATTCGGGAGCAGTGGGCGGCATACCCGGCGATCGTTGCGCGGTTTGCGTTAATCACCGGAGAAGAGTCTAATATGGAAATGGCGAGAGGCATGCTTGCGAGCTGGGATGTCAAGCGGGATTAA
- a CDS encoding GNAT family N-acetyltransferase: MKIDVQIAHNHEAYIIKNMYPLYLHDLSGHYGLDAEHIPNQHGIFEMGDDYKTLQDQYDVQNIWWEKPNVLYTFLIRVDGVPAGFVFVANAPHCSADTDFFVHEFFLMQPFRGMGIAENAAKEVFRRFQGRWEIFTNPSEKNRVGQHFWRKTVSDYTQGNYMELKDQTHDGEKLIFRFSNQ, translated from the coding sequence TTGAAAATTGACGTGCAGATAGCGCATAACCATGAGGCATACATCATCAAAAACATGTATCCTCTATACCTTCATGATTTATCTGGACATTATGGGCTGGATGCAGAACACATTCCGAATCAACATGGGATTTTCGAAATGGGTGATGATTACAAAACGTTGCAAGATCAATATGATGTCCAGAACATATGGTGGGAAAAACCGAACGTTCTCTATACATTTTTGATTAGAGTAGATGGCGTACCAGCAGGTTTTGTATTTGTGGCTAATGCGCCTCATTGTTCGGCAGACACGGATTTCTTTGTACATGAATTCTTTCTGATGCAGCCATTCAGAGGTATGGGGATTGCAGAGAACGCTGCAAAAGAGGTATTCCGGAGATTTCAGGGCAGATGGGAGATATTTACGAATCCCTCGGAGAAGAATAGAGTCGGTCAACACTTTTGGCGAAAGACCGTATCGGACTATACCCAGGGAAACTATATGGAATTGAAAGACCAAACGCATGATGGAGAAAAGTTGATCTTCAGATTTTCAAATCAGTAA
- a CDS encoding endonuclease/exonuclease/phosphatase family protein has protein sequence MTWNMQGKDSKDPDKMGNKMSALKNWLFSGAVENPVICLQECGKLDEFKQLRPISPKSSVSAGDIRFSSRQVMFVVYYEAEVDNNRTNLAIVTRADLATGNVEAIFPPPRQSGLRSVVGMEIAHTGGLYIYSQHAPSSNPKFASRYTRLMLPKIRKSQWIYAGDFNCEPSELDQGTGDWKQDWIVTAGSEQTQISGGKLDYVVSRNILSTPGNGIRWIRGIPGKADNFASDHYVQYFEVTLK, from the coding sequence TTGACATGGAATATGCAAGGAAAGGACTCCAAAGACCCGGATAAAATGGGCAATAAAATGAGCGCGCTGAAGAACTGGTTATTTTCCGGAGCTGTCGAAAATCCGGTCATTTGTCTACAGGAGTGCGGCAAGCTTGATGAGTTCAAACAATTGAGACCCATTAGTCCCAAATCATCCGTATCCGCCGGAGATATCCGTTTTAGTTCAAGGCAGGTAATGTTTGTGGTCTACTACGAGGCGGAGGTCGATAACAATCGGACCAATCTGGCCATTGTGACCCGAGCGGATCTGGCAACCGGGAATGTGGAAGCCATCTTCCCGCCACCGCGTCAATCTGGACTTCGTTCTGTTGTAGGTATGGAGATAGCCCATACGGGAGGGTTGTATATCTACTCCCAGCATGCTCCTTCCTCAAATCCCAAGTTTGCTTCAAGGTATACCCGGCTTATGCTGCCCAAAATTAGAAAGTCACAATGGATCTATGCGGGAGATTTCAACTGCGAACCCTCCGAGCTGGATCAGGGAACAGGGGATTGGAAGCAGGATTGGATCGTTACGGCGGGTTCGGAACAAACCCAGATCAGCGGTGGCAAGTTGGACTATGTAGTCAGCCGAAATATACTATCCACTCCGGGCAACGGAATTCGCTGGATCAGGGGAATTCCCGGCAAAGCCGACAATTTTGCATCGGATCACTATGTTCAATACTTTGAAGTTACGCTGAAATAA
- a CDS encoding DEAD/DEAH box helicase: MSKQQFKDYGLGEEIVKALDSLGYETPTEVQTNVIPVALENKDLVVKSQTGSGKTAAYGIPVCELVDWNENKPQALILTPTRELALQVNEDITNIGRFKRIKATPLYGQSPFHVQKAELKQRTHVAVGTPGRVLDHIERGTLPLDRISYLVIDEADEMLNMGFIETVQSIIQALPSERVTMLFSATFPEDVAKLSRKYMNNPVEIEIKASGLTTATIEHAVIHVPEVNKTALLQDLFIVENPDSCIVFCRTQENVDKLFRVMADLDYPADRIHGGMEQDERIEVMNAFRRGQFRYLIATDVAARGIDITNITHVINYDIPLEKEGYVHRTGRTGRAGKTGKAFTFVTPKDGRRLAEIESYIGFAIPVVKAPSEDAVDRRREEFEKRLKIVPERKKDKREQLNQQIMKLNFNGGKKKKLRAVDFVGTIAKIEGVTADDIGIITILDNVTDVEILNGKGPLVLEVMQNTTIKKMQLKVRKGHK; the protein is encoded by the coding sequence ATGAGTAAGCAACAATTTAAAGATTATGGACTTGGCGAAGAAATCGTAAAAGCGCTGGATAGCCTGGGCTATGAAACCCCAACGGAGGTTCAAACCAATGTTATTCCAGTCGCCCTTGAAAATAAAGATCTTGTGGTCAAATCCCAAACAGGCAGCGGGAAAACAGCCGCCTACGGCATTCCAGTCTGTGAGCTGGTAGATTGGAACGAAAATAAACCCCAGGCTTTGATACTCACGCCAACCCGCGAGCTGGCTTTGCAAGTCAACGAAGACATTACCAATATCGGACGCTTTAAGCGTATTAAAGCAACCCCATTATACGGACAGTCTCCTTTTCATGTTCAAAAAGCCGAGTTAAAACAAAGAACACATGTCGCTGTAGGCACACCTGGACGGGTACTGGACCATATCGAACGCGGCACCCTGCCGCTGGATCGGATCTCTTACCTTGTCATTGACGAGGCGGATGAGATGCTGAATATGGGCTTCATCGAGACGGTACAATCCATTATTCAAGCACTGCCTAGCGAGCGAGTGACGATGTTATTTTCCGCGACGTTCCCTGAAGATGTAGCCAAGCTGTCACGCAAATACATGAACAATCCGGTCGAGATTGAGATCAAGGCAAGTGGTCTTACCACAGCCACGATTGAACATGCCGTGATTCACGTGCCAGAGGTGAACAAAACGGCGCTGCTTCAAGACCTGTTTATTGTTGAAAATCCAGATAGCTGTATCGTGTTCTGTCGTACGCAGGAGAACGTGGATAAACTGTTCCGGGTCATGGCTGATCTCGATTATCCAGCGGATCGCATCCACGGAGGCATGGAACAAGATGAGCGCATCGAAGTGATGAATGCATTCAGAAGAGGACAATTCCGTTATCTGATTGCAACGGATGTAGCCGCCCGCGGGATTGATATCACGAATATTACCCATGTCATCAACTACGATATTCCTTTGGAAAAAGAGGGATACGTACACCGTACAGGCCGTACGGGTCGCGCAGGTAAAACAGGTAAAGCCTTTACTTTTGTTACCCCGAAGGATGGCAGACGTCTGGCCGAGATCGAATCGTATATCGGATTTGCAATTCCTGTTGTTAAAGCTCCTTCCGAGGATGCTGTGGACCGTCGCCGGGAAGAGTTCGAGAAGCGTTTGAAGATCGTGCCTGAACGTAAAAAGGACAAGCGTGAACAGTTGAACCAACAGATCATGAAGCTGAACTTCAACGGAGGCAAGAAAAAGAAACTTCGTGCGGTAGACTTCGTGGGCACCATCGCCAAGATTGAAGGCGTCACTGCAGACGACATCGGGATTATTACCATTCTGGATAATGTAACCGATGTGGAAATTCTGAACGGCAAAGGACCACTCGTGCTTGAGGTAATGCAGAATACAACGATCAAGAAAATGCAGCTCAAGGTTCGCAAAGGTCATAAATAG